CATCGGTACTCAGAGGCACCGCCTCCAATCTAGATTTCATTATTGAAGCTAAGAGAGACCTTGCAAGACTGCCGGGAATACTACCGAACTCACCCACTATAGTATGTGCAGGTTTTCCGAATGTAGGCAAGTCCACTCTTGTGAAAGCAGTATCTTCAGCGGAACCGGAAATTGCATACTATCCATTTACAACCAAACAGGTTGTTGTGGGTCATTTGCGTGTGCGTGGTTCTTCAGTCCAGATTGTGGATACACCAGGGATTCTCGATCGTCCAATGAATGAACGCAACGAAATTGAGCAGGAAGCGGTTGCTGCCTTGAAATATCTGGCACATATTGTGTTGTTCATCATAGATCCATCACAAAGCTGCGGTTGGAGCATAGACGAGCAATTCAACCTCTATTCCGAAGTTAAACGGTTGTTTCCCGTAAGTCCGATACTTGTCGCATTCAACAAGATAGATATCACTCCAGAAGACAAGCTGGAAGAAGTCAGGTCCCGTATCGAAGATGCCTATGAGATTGTGGCCACTGAAGGCATCGGAGTAGATGCCCTAATCGAGGATGCGGTTGAGCTAGCTGACATCCCCGAACAGGAGGAGTCGATTGAGGACCTTATAGCATCAGTTACTAGGGGAGACGCCAGTTCCTTTGATGGTTAGCTTACCCGGTTGGCCGTGTTCTCCCTCCAATTTGGTTTCAATATCCAGCATCTTTTCGACCACCCATATATTCGTCTCGAGATGAGACGTTACTTCTGTGACACCGATACGGTTCTCACCTTCTGCAATAGCCATATAGGGGACGAGTATGTCACAAAGATGAGAATCAACAGCACGCCCAGTTGCTAATTCATTTGAAAGCTGTCTTGCTGCCTCTCTCCCTACTTTCTCAGCCGGCTTCCCTTTCTTGCCTAGACTGTCGCCACCCATTCTCAAGCCCCGGTCAGATTCAGCCCAGATGACGACGCCGCTCCCAGCACCGAGATGGGGATCCTCTTGCTTTGACCAGTACTTCCTTTCAATATTGATATCCTCAAGCCCTTTTTTCCTCAGATATGATTCTGCAGCGTCTGCTTGACGATGAGCAACATGAGCAGGTAACTTAGCGCAATGAGAAATACCCCGGATTCTCTCAACTTGGCCAAATTCTACAAAATCAATGCCATGAATCCTATCTACTGGTTCAACGCTACAAGATACTTTCCCTCCCCCTCGGGGATAATGTCCCCGGCGATGCTGAGTTATCCCTATTTTCGGACCCATTTTCTGTAACATAAAATCGAAGACGTGTTTCATATAGTCGATAGGTGGACTCCAAAGTACATCAGTGCCCCCAGTTATCTCTATGTAGGTTGGTTCAGGTGCGAGAACTGCTGGAATGAGAACAGCTTGTAGAACGAGTGATATGGCCCCTGCGGTACCAATATCATAGCTGATTCGTCCCCCACGTCTTTCTTTGGGAATAAACTCGATTCTGGTACTGCCAACTCTCAAACCATTGATTTCTGCATTGACTAGCTTCCCGGTAACTTCAATTCCCGCAAGATGCTGATTCTTGAGGCCTGGTGTAGGTCTTCCTGCTCGAATATTTACAACTCGAACCGGTTCCATTGTAACTGCAGAGAGTGATATAGCCGTACGAAGAATCTGGCCACCACCCTCTCCATGAGAGCCATCTATCTCAATCATCGGATTCCAACCTCATGTGTCTAAAGCTCCATTACGGTTAATTGTTTTTGTTTTCACAACGGGAATGCTTTGCCAAATGATTAATTACGGAATAGTAAACTCGAAAACAATGATGAGAATGAGATCCGTATTTGTTGGCAGATTTCAACCCATCCATAAAGGCCATCTCTACACAGTAAATCAGATTCTTGAAAAGAATGAGGAACTAGTAA
Above is a window of Candidatus Thorarchaeota archaeon DNA encoding:
- a CDS encoding RNA 3'-terminal phosphate cyclase, whose product is MIEIDGSHGEGGGQILRTAISLSAVTMEPVRVVNIRAGRPTPGLKNQHLAGIEVTGKLVNAEINGLRVGSTRIEFIPKERRGGRISYDIGTAGAISLVLQAVLIPAVLAPEPTYIEITGGTDVLWSPPIDYMKHVFDFMLQKMGPKIGITQHRRGHYPRGGGKVSCSVEPVDRIHGIDFVEFGQVERIRGISHCAKLPAHVAHRQADAAESYLRKKGLEDINIERKYWSKQEDPHLGAGSGVVIWAESDRGLRMGGDSLGKKGKPAEKVGREAARQLSNELATGRAVDSHLCDILVPYMAIAEGENRIGVTEVTSHLETNIWVVEKMLDIETKLEGEHGQPGKLTIKGTGVSPSN
- a CDS encoding 50S ribosome-binding GTPase; translation: MKKLNPFHNIPSIMTAEEIIEFAHNRSMKVSRKGSLKMRRKERTRIREIARLKEFTKQVKTKLKAVVEGFPSLDQLHPFYQELADIIVGTDELKKSLGAVYNCIPTINQITENHLEALKLANDYRKMKRSRSAAKGRIASVLRGTASNLDFIIEAKRDLARLPGILPNSPTIVCAGFPNVGKSTLVKAVSSAEPEIAYYPFTTKQVVVGHLRVRGSSVQIVDTPGILDRPMNERNEIEQEAVAALKYLAHIVLFIIDPSQSCGWSIDEQFNLYSEVKRLFPVSPILVAFNKIDITPEDKLEEVRSRIEDAYEIVATEGIGVDALIEDAVELADIPEQEESIEDLIASVTRGDASSFDG